TGCAGGTGTTCTACTACATCGATGGGGCGAATCGCGGCAATTTCGCCCGGCACCGCCGCGCCGTGGAGAATGCCCTGCGCTGGAGCGAGGAGTGGTATTTCAAGTACCCGTATCCCACGCTCACGGTCATCGACACGCCGAAAGATGCCTCCGGCGCCGATGGCATGGAATATCCCACCTTGATCACAGCCAGCTCCGTGGCCTTTGATCCGCTGCAGCTCCGCATGGAGCCGGAATTGGTGAGCCTCCATGAATTCGGCCACCAGTATTTCTACGGGATGCTGGCCAGCAACGAGTTCGAGGAACCCTGGCTCGATGAGGGCTTCACGAGCTGGTTCACGCACAAGGCCATGGAGCGCAGCTACCACGCGGTGATGAGCGGGCGGCGCTTCCAGGTGGGGACCGATTTCATCGAATGGGCCGGCTACTGGTCCCTGCCCAGCAGCGACCCCCTCACGCGGTTCGGCTTCAAGACCCTGAGTGGGCAGGGCTATTTCATCACCGCCTATGCCAAACCCACCCTGGTGCTCAATCAATTGGAGGCCATGCTGGGTCGGCCGGTGATGGAGCAAGTCCTGCGCGCCTACGCGCAGGAGCTGGCTTTCCATCACCTCAACCGAAATGATTTCCGGCGTGTCGCCGAGCGGGTCTCCGGCCGGGATCTCAGCGCCTTCTGGCGCGATTTCGTGGAAGGGACGGAGGTGCTCGACTACGTCATTCGCGGCGTGAAAAGCCAGGATGTCCTGCAGGGCGGCTGGCTCTATTCAGACAAGCCCCCAGTGTTCGCCGCCCCGCAGCCTGCGGCACCCGGCCGGGTGGGCTCCATCACATTGGAAAGGCGTGGCGGCATCCGGGTGCCCATCACGCTGTGGGTGCGTCTGGAGAACCACGAGGAGCAGCGGCTCGTCTGGGATGGTCAGGATCGCTGGATCACCTACGAATTCGATTCCCCGGTGGCTGCGGCGGTGCTGGATCCCGACGGGAACTACCCCATGCTGAAGGATCGCCTTCACGCCAGCTACAACCCCAAACCCATCCGCCGCGGTTTTCACTACTGGGCGCAGATGGTGT
This sequence is a window from Geothrix sp. PMB-07. Protein-coding genes within it:
- a CDS encoding M1 family metallopeptidase, with product MGRRWMALLVMLATVGLVAGPRTWTTEKWFEKPRSPRIANYRIEAALDFEHKTLEGRETLSWRNTGTAPTQELPLHLYLNAFKGPQSLFVKESGGRLRRDHQDRQEEAASWGYCRLLSVRLDGKDLDGHDGEDETVRWLKLPRAVVPGETIHLDIVWENRYPRVFARSGWSDTFLMSGQWFPKVGVYQGDHWNCHAYHANTEFFADFGVYDVALSLPNALGLAHTGTQTNFVTEIEQDPKRPLNVIWRLHAEDVHDFAWAVMPSESWRKPAMYEYRGVQVFYYIDGANRGNFARHRRAVENALRWSEEWYFKYPYPTLTVIDTPKDASGADGMEYPTLITASSVAFDPLQLRMEPELVSLHEFGHQYFYGMLASNEFEEPWLDEGFTSWFTHKAMERSYHAVMSGRRFQVGTDFIEWAGYWSLPSSDPLTRFGFKTLSGQGYFITAYAKPTLVLNQLEAMLGRPVMEQVLRAYAQELAFHHLNRNDFRRVAERVSGRDLSAFWRDFVEGTEVLDYVIRGVKSQDVLQGGWLYSDKPPVFAAPQPAAPGRVGSITLERRGGIRVPITLWVRLENHEEQRLVWDGQDRWITYEFDSPVAAAVLDPDGNYPMLKDRLHASYNPKPIRRGFHYWAQMVWGAVAGWMQGCGIG